TCTGAAGACGAAAAAATCTCAGATGGCGAAGAAGAAAACCATTCCTGCAGGAAAAAGAACTAGAGGCGCTTAGCCTACTTCATTTGAAGTTTTTCCGGTTGGATCTGTGTTGTCTTTTGAACCTCCGTGGAAGATTCTTGGAATTCTCAAAGAAATCGTTTTGAAGACGAAAAGAATTTCTGATGGCGGAGAAGAAAACCATTCCTGCAGGAAAAAGAACTAGAGGCGCGCTTAGCCTACTTCATTTGAAGTTGCTCCGGTTGGATCTGTATTGTCTTCTGAAGCTCCGTGGAAGATTCTTGGAATTCTCTAAGAAATCGTTTTGAAAACGAAAAGAATTTCGACTGAGATTATTTGAAAAATAcgcttttatgaataaaaatgaaaggaatatatatataaagagagagagagagagagagagagagagagagagagagagagagagagagagagagagagagagagagagagagagagagagacccaacctATTCCCGCAAAATTGCCGTGACTGAGAAAAGTCTTCAGAAACCGGCTACGAGAATGAACTCGGAGTCTTTCCTGAAGACGCTGGAGAATCTTTGAAGACTTAAGGTTTTTAATAATATACCTCCGACAGACAATTTGTAATCATCATAGAACAATGGCTACATTAACCAATTAcgtattgtttgttattattcaGAATATGTTATGCGTTATCAACTTGGACGGCAGTATGGAAACTTTAGTTTCCTGTCTGTTTGTAAATGATTTATACAATTTCATGTCCGTCGGATCACTGTTTCTACTTGGCAAAATGGACGAATCGGAGGAGACAATTACCATGGAAGGTGAACAAGCACTTCCAATCGAATCACTTAACCTGGACATGAATCAAGAGGAGGCAACAGGATGCAAGCGAGAGTGGAGAGGTTGAAAATGTTTCAACCTGGAAAAGCTACTGACACAAGGAAAAATGCAGACGGAGAGTTTGCAGCGAAAGAAAACCAAACAGATCTCTTCAAGAAGGAAATAGAAGATCTCCAGGAGAAATTAAGAGAAAGAGATTCGACTATTGCCCGAATGAAAGAGGAGATCGGGGTGAGGACGAGGCAAACCGAGCAGTTACAGGACCGGTTGATTGAAGAAAAAAGAAGTTCCAACCAACTAGAGCGAAAATGTGATCGCTATGCAAAGGTACTCGAGGAAAAGCTAGTTCGAATTTGCCACTTTGAAAAAGAACAAGCGAATCGCAATGAAAAAATGGATCTCTTGCGAAAGGAACTTGAAACAATACTAATTGAAATGAACAAAACTAAAGATAATTTGCAAGAAAAAGTGTATATGATAGAGGAAATTCTAGAATATAACAGAagaattgaaaattaatatgaaggaAAAGTAGAGGAGAGTGAAGTTCAGAAATTTGAGAAGGAAATCGGATTTCGGCAGAAGGAAGCAATGATAGTTAAAGTAGAGTTGAAGTTCACTAAGGAAGAACTACAGGAAGAAAATGCACTCCCGAAAAGGCTAGAAATTCAGCTAAACCTAATGAAGAGAGAGGCGACATTTAGACATGTGATTGGTCACCCGACAGAAGAAGAAAGCAAACACGGAATTGAGAGAAAAAGGAAGGAAACGCAAGATATGAAACATAGACTTAGTGAAGAAGTGGAACTAAACAGGATAAAGGACAATAAAATCAAACAGCTTGAAgaggaaaaactggaaaaggacgtTGCAAATAAATATTGGGAAAAAGAAACACTCAAAATAGACAAAGAGTTGCAAGAGACTAAATCAGAATTGAAACGAGAAAAGACAGTACGAAAGGTATTAGAAGAAGAGCTAAATCTTGCTAAGCAAAAAACCGAAGAACTTAGGAGAGGTAAATTGATAGCAAAAACTAGAGTTgataatgttgaaaaattatttgaagaagtagagatgattattgaaagaaagacaacagaactagaaatagttgaagaagagaaagaaaagctaaaagaggagttaatgaaagaagaaacagtaAGAACAGTATTAGAAGAAGAGCTAAATCTTACTAAGCAAGAAACAGAAAAACTTAGGAGAGATTTATTGATTGTAAAAACTTTAGCTGATAACGTtgaaaaaattatttgaagaagtaGAGATAATGGTTGAAAGAAAGACAACAGAACTAAAAATagttgaagaaaagaaagaaaggctaaaagaggagttaatgaaagaggagggattaaggaaagaaaaagaggatCAAATAGATAATCTTCAAGAACAAAATAGGATAAAGGACAATAAGATTCAACAGCTTGAAGAGGAGAAATTGGAAAAGGAAGTTAAAAATGAATATTGGGAAAAAGAAACACTCAAAATAGATGAAGAGTTGCAAGAGACTAAGTCCAAATTGCAACGAGAAGAGACAGTGAGAAAAGGATTAGAAGAAGAGCTAAATCTTGCTAAGCAAGAAGCAGACGAACTTTGGCAAGGTAAATTGATAGCAAAAACTAAAGTTGATAATCTTAAAAAATCATTTGAAGAATTGGAGATGATTATTGAAAGAAACACAACAGAACtaaaaatagttgaagaagagaaagaaaagctaaaagaggagttaatggaagaggaaagactaaggaaagaaagagaggaacaaatagctattatcaaagaaaacattgaaggtgtaatgattcaaaatatggaaacgaatgctgaagcacaaagagttcaagaagagaaagaaaagcttaaagaggagttaatggaagaagaaagactaaggaaagaaagagaggaacaaatagctattctcaaagaaaacatggaaggtgtaatgattcaaaatatggaaacgaatgctgaggcacaaagagttcaagaagagaaaaaaaagcttaaagaggagttaatggaagaagaaagactaaggaaagaaagagaggaacaaatagctattctcaaagaaaacatggaaggtgtaatgattcaaaatatcgaaacgaatgctgaagcacaaagagttcaagaagagaaagaaaagcttaaagaggagttaatggaagaagaaagactaaggaaagaaagagaggaacaaatagctattctcaaagaaaacatggaaggtgtaatgattcaaaatatggaaacgaatgctgaggcacaaagagttcaagaagagaaaaaaaagcttaaagaggagttaatggaagaagaaagactaaggaaagaaagagaggaacaaatagctattctcaaagaaaacatggaaggtgtaatgattcaaaatatggaaacgaatgctgaagcacagagagttcaagaagagaaagaaaatcttaaagaggagttaatggaagaggaaagactaaggaaagaaagagaggaacaaatagctattctcaaagaaaacgtggaagctgtaatgattcaaaatatggaaacgaatgctgaagcacagagagttcaagaagagaaagaaaatcttaaagaggagttaatggaagagggaagaccaaggaaagaaagagaggaacaaatagctattctcaaagaaaacatggaaggtgaaatgattcaaaatatggaaacgaatgctgaagcacaaagagttcaagaagagaaagaaaagctgaaagaagagctaatggaagaagaaagactaaggaaagaaagagaggaacaaatagctattctcaaagaaaacatggaaggtgtaatgattcaaaatttggaaacgaatgctgaagcacaaagagttcaaaaagaggaagaaaatcttaaagaggagttaatggaagagggaagaccaaggaaagaaagagaggaacaaatagctattctcaaagaaaacatggaaggtgaaatgattcaaaatatggaaacgaatgctgaagcacaaagagttcaagaagagaaagaaaagctgaaagaagagctaatggaagaagaaagactaaggaaagaaagagaggaacaaatagctattctcaaagaaaacatggaaggtgtaatgattcaaaatatggaaacgaatgctgaagcacaaagagttcaagaagagaaagaaaatcttaaagaggagttaatggaagaggaaagactaaggaaagaaagagaggaacaaatagctattctcaaagaaaacgtggaagctgtaatgattcaaaatatggaaacgaatgctgaggcaCTAAGCgttatagaaaaagaaagaaaagcttaaagaggagttaatggaagaggaaagactaaggaaagaaagagaggaacaaatagctattctcaaagaaaacatggaaggtgtaatgattcaaaatatggaaacgaatgctgcagcacaaagagttcaagaagagatagaaaagcttaaagaggagttaatggaggaggaaagactaaggaaagaaagagaggaacaaatagctattctcaaagaaaacatggaaggtgaaatgattcaaaatatggaaacgaatgctgaagcacaaagagttcaagaagagaaagaaaagctgaaagaagagctaatggaagaagaaagactaaggaaagaaagagaggaacatatagctattctcaaagaaaacatggaaggtgaaatgattcaaaatatggaagcgaatgctgaagcacaaagagttcaagaagagaaagaaaagctgaaagaagagctaatggaagaagaaagactaaggaaagaaagagaggaacaaatagctattctcaaagaaaacatggaaggtgtaatgattcaaaatttggaaacgaatgctgaagcacaaagagttcaaaaagaggaagaaaatcttaaagaggagttaatggaagagggaagaccaaggaaagaaagagaggaacaaatagctattctcaaagaaaacatggaaggtgaaatgattcaaaatatggaaacgaatgctgaagcacaaagagttcaagaagagaaagaaaagctgaaagaagagctaatggaagaagaaagactaaggaaagaaagagaggaacaaatagctattctcaaagaaaacatggaaggtgtaatgattcaaaatttggaaacgaatgctgaagcacaaagagttcaaaaagaggaagaaaatcttaaagaggagttaatggaagagggaagaccaaggaaagaaagagaggaacaaatagctattctcaaagaaaacatggaaggtgaaatgattcaaaatatggaaacgaatgctgaagcacaaagagttcaagaagagaaagaaaagctgaaagaagagctaatggaagaagaaagactaaggaaagaaagagaggaacaaatagctattttcaaagaaaacatggaaggtgaaatgattcaaaatatggaaacgaatgctgaagcacaaagagttcaagaagagaaagaaaagcttaaagaggagttaatggaagaggagagattaagaaaagaaaaagaggaacaaatagctatttttgaagaaaaaatggCAAGTCTACATATCCAAAACATGCAGGAGGTAGAAACAGTCAAAAGAGAGGTAGAGGATCGGCTAAATCTTGTGACGGAAGGAGCGAAAATTCTTAAGCAAGAAAAAGAGGATATGGAAGTCAAGATAGAGTGGCTTGAAATATTGGTAATGCAAATTGATAATATAGTgaaacaacaaaagagagaaatTCTAAGGAGAGAAGAAGAGAGCACAAGGCTTGATAAAGAGCTAATAAAAGAAAGAAGAATCAGAAAACAGACAGAAAGTGAAGTGGAAAGTCTAAGGAGAGAAATCAAGACTCTAAAGCAAAGACTTCTGGCGAAGACTGGACAGATTGGTGATACTCAAAAAGTAGTTATGGAATTGGCGGATTTGATGAATCAGTTGGAAGATGAAATAAATAGTGACGAGTAAGGAGTTAAAGGAATacctagaaaaatagaaaatataaaaaaaaaaaattaaaaaaaaaatttaaaaactaaaaaatcccccaaaaatataaaaaataaaaaatccttccaAAAATACAAAACACAAAAAGCATAAAGAATAAAGAGtccagaagaacaagaagaagaacaagaagaagaagaataagatggcagcagggaaaaaaaaacaggatggcggctgttcccaatataTTCTaggtacctaaaggatattctacaagatggactcagcagagggaagaagtctgacttgttctagtatgctttgttccttgatgaaaattcacctgtactgtttctttgtccggtgaacaaatgctgaacaaacaagtctgacttcttctattatgctgtgcctcTCTAAACAAGATTCCCTAAAGgtagatagaaaatagaaaaaaaagaaaaaaattataaaaaaactaaaagaatccaAAAAAAGATGGCAGCAGAAAAAAAACAAGATgtcgctaatgaaagcacaataagggttaccgtctctaaacaaaggtctgaatagaactgactacaaattccaatacagtgacagagattaacttgaaggatcaagaaatgacagtttgaagggtaaaaacctggcttcccttaatccgggtcagggcatctccagttatttttcctccaaggccccgccctgccagcgggaaggggggagccctgtcctgccagcgggaaggggggagccccgccctgccaacgggaaggggggtcctgccagcgggaaggggggagccccgccctgccagcgggaaggggggggggagccccaccctggcaGTGGGAAGGGCTAGCAGGAAGGGAGCCAGCCCTGCCCAGCCAAGAATAGAGAGTTCCtgcatctagcttatttttaaaaaaacatgaagggtggaatcaggaaggcagtcaagtaaagcaaaacaagaatcttgaagacttcttctttctctccatgaggaagaagtcttcaagattctgcttttgaagacttctttcttctaagaagaaaaggatcaacaacaagtggaatcaggaaggcagtcatgaaaagcaaaacaagaatcttgaagacttcttctttctctccatgagtaagaagtcttcaagatacttgcattgaagacttcttctttctcatagagagaaagaagtcttcaagattcttgttttgaagaattctttcttctaagaaaaaaaggatcagcgacaagtggaatcaggaaggctgtcatgaaaagcaaaacaagaatcttgaaaacttcatctttctctccatgaggaagaagtcttcaagatttttgttttgaagacttcttcttcctcatggagagaaagaagaagtcttcaagattcttgttttgaagacttctttcttctaagacgaaagggatcaacgacaagtggaatcaggaaggcagttatgaaaagctaaacaagaattttgaagactaataactgatttatttgaaaggattcggacagaaaaggcaggaagagggagacaggaagtagaacgggagagaagaaataaattatccgaaaagttattatttgttgatcactttacgattgtgcggatttgaaatgagaaagtaaagtccataatgttgaagatccaaaaataaagattatgcagaataaagcggaaactacacagaagtagagaatattgaaggaccagagaaagctaaaattcttcaatttgaagtaattttttttcctctaaaaggaagaacttctaaggagagacactccaattggacatcttcctgttagcacgtgcttataagaaaaataagtatctaggaccgacgaaggaactgCTTTGGGATTGGAAATTTTTGGTTTATTGCGCCCTGGATTTGaaattcgggctccagcttcggtcgtcattttgtgtcagactcatcatcatctgtctgtcatcagtgttcgtgtcatccaacacaagtaacagcttttaaaagatacaaccagcgctccgtttttcttacgggctgccaacacaaggggccgtggtccgccttgtatataggcgagtcaatctaaatcatcatcatcaggagaggaaaTTTGAGACACGAAACCTCTTacgtataaaaaggatattttaattgcaaagggatcaatggttcaattgagttccgtcgttatgaaacgccttcaagatgttcgtcaaaagaaattcgaccaagaagcgcaacggcaggaggagagaactggccaaacgaatactctgaggaaagatgactcggacgatgattatgatgatgatataaatgattaaaactgatatttttgtcgatatatgtacaaaaaaaaaccataaagttaacaaGAACATGAAGCTTTATTGTTGTGTATATAGCTTGCTTATGGTATACAATGGACATGCGTAAATAACGTCTGCTTGAACAATAATACTATTCCCTATCTGTTTCCTATCGTCATATtatgtatgcattcttttatacCACATAAAAGGGGCACATGGTATAGTTTGTGGCTTTAATTTTGTCTTCCCTTCTATGTATACATAGAGTAGTCTGTTTCAGTGTATTATGCTAGTTAATAAGGGAGATGTAAAAACGCAACTAGTAAAATTGCACGGCGAAGTTGGTATGCGGATCGGACCAGAACCgccaaatatttctaatttgatttttaattttcaaggaaacagcagttactgttacgaatgtgtctctcacattgacaagtaagtccttgaaatgttgtctgatcatgccttaagcagccaaataggatgtgatgcatctgaagtgtattgtttaaattttgtgggaCAAGAACTTGCCCCACCCCCTAATTTTTCCTCTTGAGCTGTTTTacctataaaaacaacaaaaaatgacacagaaccaatataattaggtatctagggtctagtttctttataaatacacaaatacatgtagccaatacctgatatccagtcaatagaaatatataaactaggtattaccagctaaaggggaaaaatccaagtttttgagttaacagggtgatattatttaacggctcataaccatacttaagctaccacaaagcaatggttatcacatgaaaatattagcggtaggtatgtatctttctaaaaatcaacactaggatttgccaccctgggtggtaccaattagtgaaaaatctggtcctggctcatggactatatagGCCTACGTCATTTAGATATCTTCATTTGTTAGGCAGTCACTATTAATTTTGTATTAATATTCGTACATGGGAAAATTTCGCCCAAAAGTTCTATAAATGCATGAATGATGACGGCACCTTATGCTAATTTCAAATCTGGCATTAAACGTTTCGCTGAGAACGATTAATTCTATCAAGCTGTATTTATGCTCATATCACATCGTAAATCACAGATTTTGTAAGAAGGGAAGATATGGCTCTGTAATATCAAATATCataactctggagagagagagagagagagagagagagagtgtgaatgTTTGATGCTCATCTATCTCCCGTACCTTTCTTACAGCATCATTTTCTATTAGTTTCTCATTACTCATGTCACTCTGGCCACCATTGTCACCTCATGTGCTATAAGTTAAAGCAATCGATGCTGGCGGGCGAGAGGCGCTGTCACCCAGAATGTTGTATACCAAAGTCTTAATATTTCGATCATTTTACTGAAAACGTTTTGTTAAGAGATGTCCTGAGATCTAAAACACAATCGCGAAGACAGATTAAGTACTTGGAAAGGAAAATTTCATTggtgataattttggattttttaatttCATCTCTTCTACACCAAGCTTCAAAATCTGCTTTTCGTTCCCTTTCTTTGCAAGAAATGTGTGAAACAGGGAACCCACCACATAACATTTGCACCAAGTTTCATGTTATACTACATATGGAAATAAAATTTCAAGCACAGGTGTATTTCAACAAAATAGTCATGAGGGAGGAGTCAGGTACACGGATCATTGGTGATTGTGATCTTAGGCAGAAAGGGTAAGATGTTAATctttatgagtgtgtttgtgtgcatgggAGTGAAACGATGTATTGTTGGCAATTTGGAGGATTAAACGACAGAACCCTCAAAGAAAAGCAAAAGGAAGAATTAACACTTTTCATGGATACAGGTGTAAAAATTTATTCAAATACAGTATGAAATACGTGCGAATATACAAACAAAACGTATATCTGAGGGGAAGGGTATATTTTTAGTATTACTTAATCTTATTGTATTAGGTTGTATTAGGATTTCACTCAAATGTCGTTAAG
The DNA window shown above is from Palaemon carinicauda isolate YSFRI2023 chromosome 37, ASM3689809v2, whole genome shotgun sequence and carries:
- the LOC137629288 gene encoding uncharacterized protein PF3D7_1120000-like, whose product is MEEERLRKEKEEQIAIFEEKMASLHIQNMQEVETVKREVEDRLNLVTEGAKILKQEKEDMEVKIEWLEILVMQIDNIVKQQKREILRREEESTRLDKELIKERRIRKQTESEVESLRREIKTLKQRLLAKTGQIGDTQKVVMELADLMNQLEDEINSDE
- the LOC137629287 gene encoding uncharacterized protein, which produces MVERKTTELKIVEEKKERLKEELMKEEGLRKEKEDQIDNLQEQNRIKDNKIQQLEEEKLEKEVKNEYWEKETLKIDEELQETKSKLQREETVRKGLEEELNLAKQEKEKLKEELMEEERLRKERELMEEERLRKEREEQIAIL